A segment of the Melopsittacus undulatus isolate bMelUnd1 chromosome 13, bMelUnd1.mat.Z, whole genome shotgun sequence genome:
ccagacccttcctccgtcactctgcagggcttctgatgtttctctttctttctccatccctctgagctgctccttgctcctgcacttctctttctcttagttgttagtcttgtttgttgctctggttttagaatcctagaatagttagggttggaaaggacgttcagatcatccagttccaagcctgtgccatgggcaggaacacctcacattaaaccatgtcacccaaggctcggtccaggctggccttgaacactgccagggatggagcattcccaagttcctttggcagcctgtgccagcgcctcaccgccctcacagggaagaacttcttccctatatctaacctaaacttcccctgtttcggtttgaacccatcaccccttatcctgtcactctggtccctgatgaagagttgctctcccacatccttataggcccccttcagacactggaagctgctctgaggtctccatgcagccttctcttctccaggctgaagaccccagtgttctcagcctgtctccatacaggagctgctccagcccctgatcgttctcgtgtcctgctctggacttgttccaacagctccatgtcctttttatgttgggaacaccagaactgcacccagtgctgcaagtggggtctcagaaagcagagcagaggggcaggatcacctccttcgccctgctggtcacgctcctttggatgcagcccaggacacggttgctttctgggctgtgagcacacactcatgttcattttctcattgactgacagcctcaagtccttctggacagggctgctctgagtctcttctctgcccaacctgtagctgggattgctgggattgctctgacgcaggtgtaggagcttgcatttggcttggttgaacttcatgaggttggcattggccacctctcaggcgtgtcagggtccctctggatggcattccttccctccagtgtatcgaccgaaccacacagtttggtgttgctagcaagctctccctgcccctatTTGTTTTTTGCCCACTCACATTTCCTCTACCCACCACGTCTTTTGATGATCTCTGTCAATCCagtagtccttacttctctctgccctgctccctctcccactgtttgcctctcttcttctttccctgctgcttctttctccatctctgcagaTCCCAACTCTTTTATTATTCTCAtgtccttctttccctttttcctgtctttctttctttctttctctgtcccattTCCTGTCCCATCCTTTCCTGCTCAGCCTCTCTGTCCAGCTGGCTGTGCCTTCTTTCACTCTGGCTCTGGAATTtgtctttctccctctcctgaCCTGATGCCCAACAGTTGGTTTTGTCCTccagtgctgccctgctctctcttgcttctctctctgtcaTTCTGGCCTGCTGTGCCCAttattttcattccttcatCTTGAGCCTGAAGCCCATCAGGATTTTCTGTTCCATCACTTTGTCTTGCATTCTGTCcctgctcttttctctctttcccttagttctgctgccttcctcttctttcccttctttctccacctctgccctgctccatccctctcattttctctctgtttctgtcctgcTCCCTGTCTTTGCCCTGTCCCCCCCATTTTTCTGTCATACTTCCTCTTAGGGCTCCCCACCACCACTACCCTGTCCTGCTCTCTGTCACTCTTATTTCTCAGTCGCAGCACAGtgtggttttttccttccatctctctgtcctcctgcccagccctggcttTCTTAcctccagctctgtcctgctccccatctcttatttttgcctgtctttgcctttgtcctgccttcctgtcctgctgcctttgtttttcttggagaaTCAGTGTCCTGCTCCCTTTCCtcatctttccctctctgtcccctgcccagGGGTGGCATTGGGATCTGGAGGGTTGCCTGGGACCTGCTGTGAATCACAGTCAATGTGAAATGGAACGTACCTGAGCTTGAATGAAATCGGACCAATTGCATCTGGTTTTCTTCCCGTTTCCAATTCCAACTGACTTTGTTGGTGCTGATGATCATGGGACCCTGATCTGCAAGCACACTGACAGCATCACTCACTTTGGTAATGGGGCAGGTGGTCTGTGATAAGGATGTGTACTTGTGTGCTGGTGCTTTCATGGATGTTCTCTGGTCTTGCCACTTCAAagctcttcctccctttccagAAACTTGAAAGACTTTGTTTGTTATTCTGGGGTTCACAAGGGAGTTGGACTGAACGTGTGGTAGAATGGGCTCTGTCAAATGGGAGAGAGAGccctgcttttttgttgttttccagtgttctgtGAACTTTGGTAAGCAAATGGAAAAGTGGTTGAAAGAGTATTTTGAGAGTAACTTGTTCCTATAGCGTGCCTGTCTTCACCTTCTGGTGAACAGTTCTTTACTATAGTTTATACACAAAGAAGATGAGCTGTCTGTAAGGGAAACTTCACCAGAAGTAAGGctaatttttctaaatttggTACTCTGTTGCAACTGAGAGATGGTTTGGTGGTATTTACATCCCAGCTGTGTGCCAGTGTGTTAACACAGGCCATCAGGGTCTTTTCAGTACTGCTGGACTGCAGGTGATGTGTGTGGGTGGTACCCAGACCCTAggtgaagcagctctgctggctgtTAAAGCTCAGAGGATGTGACAGAATGGAAACCATCTTTGTAGTAGACCCCGAACATCAAAGGTGCGGATGTGCTGGCGATATCCCACCAGCCTGGAGATGTGGGGACTTCAGTGAGAGCCCAGTAAGGATCCCGTTTTGTGCTCCGGTAGAGGCTGTTTGTGCACACTGTCCCACGAGGCATATTAGCATGGCTGTTTCTTTGAGATCTCAGAAAAGACTCTGCAGGATGCAGAGACTGTGGTAGCATTGCTTGTTTAAGGAGTTTGGTGTTACCTTTTGCCCCTTGCCTTCCTGTCCCACAGTACAATGTGCCCTTTCATGCCAGTGCAACacctggagcagcacagtgcGCAGTGAATGTCTTAATCAGGGTGTTAGCACATTCCCGTTGCCCTCTGTGGGCTTTTCTGTGGCTCAGGGTGTAAGTGGAGGAGGTTTGTAGTTGCACAGTTTTCTAAAACCTGGATGGGGGTAGTGAGCTGCCTTAGAGCATTTGCAACATGCACTGAAAATAGGTGGCCAGGTGCACAAGTCAGAAGTTCTTGGGCTTGTTGCTGAAGCCTCTGTCTCCTTAAATGATGCATCTGAGGATGCAGttgatttttttgggggagaaGCCAGAGGGTTCCCTTGTGCATGGGGATGCTTTTGTTAactgtgtgtttctgctttaGGCCTCATCACGCAGGCAGATGTTTTGCTGCATGTAGCCTTCTGACCAGCAGTGGCAACTCAAGAACCCCTGATGTctgtcagcagcactggtgagcagctgggaatgtgtgtgtgtgtcctgcaggctgctgagccccagcactggcagctggCTACCCTGGACTTCCCCCGCTGTCTCTGGTTCACCACAGAATGGCTTGTCCAGTCCCCATAGCCAACCTGACCCACATCCCACAGCAGTCCTATTCAAGTTGTGTTTTCAGTGAGAGTCCTTCCTGAGCGATCATTTCCTGGGAGGACAGTGCAATGATGGAGGTTAAGTGTCCCCCCATGAACAGAAGGCTTCTGTGGGCCTCGCCAGGGGCAATGCCTTGGAGGACGCCTTTCAGAATGGGGAGAGGAGTAAGAGTCTAAAATTCTTGAGCTGGCATGTGCTATTCAAGGAGAGAGGCTAGGACACAAAATATGGAATTTTGAGAGTAATTCTCTGTTCATGGCCATGAGGTGTACCAGTGAAACTGGGGCATAGGAATGTGGTTTTACAGAGTCAtggaattgttagggttggaagtgaAGTCTGGAGATTTTCCAGTTGAACCccttgccaaggcagggccacccagagcaagTTACACGGGAATGTGTCTGGGTGGTTTTGGAATGTCTGCGCAGAGGGGACTCCTCAGCCctcctgtgcagcctgttccagtgttctgacaccctcagtgtaaagaagttcttcctgatgttgaGATGAAACTTGTTGTGCTTTAGTtcatggccattgctcctcatcctgtcactgggtagcactgaaaagagtctggcaccatcctcttgTCACCTGtctttcagatatttctgtgcATTAATGACAATCCcttctcagtctcctcttctctagactaaacaggctGATTCTTACACATGATTGTTACACCTTTCAAGTGTTCAGTGATTTGTGCAGTGCCTACTCAACACACACATATAGTGCTGTTTTGCAGAGCAGCTCTAATTGTGTGGCATTGTCATCCATCTGCTTCTTTCTTGAGCAAGACATCCCTGCAGCTGGTCTTGCTGCCGTACCTTATCTCTGCTGCAAGGTGAGGGGAGAGTTTCAGTGAGATGTCAGAGGGGCTgggctgctgctctgttctggGTAGTTCAGAGGtatcctttcttcttcagagctggggctgctcttcTCCCCCTTGCAGTGAGCTGGTGTTCTTTAGTTGTGCTGACTGAACCACAGCTATGCAGTTTACAGTGTCAACTATATGGACTTGAAGAAAGTTCGTACAGCTTCATACTCTAAAGACCAATTGCTACAATAGTTAGGGAAAGAGATTTTCCTGTCAgtccctccttttcttttgacCATCAGGGTCACACTGTACTGTTCACTGTTCAAGGCCTCAGTTGAGTTCATAAGGTCACACAACAGTGAGAACAGGCATACATCATTAGAAAGCAGAACAAGAGAGGGAGTATGACAACTCAGCGCCTTTTAGTTCACAGTCCTCTACCTTTGTCTGGGAGTCAGGAAGTTTGCCACCCAAATAGATTTAGTGGAAATCCCTGCCTTACTTCATGTCATATTTTTAATGagtctttctcttgtttttgtcagttttgtttttgtggtacTGATTCACATAAAACCCCCAGTGGCTGTTAGTCAGCAATGCACATAATCTGTAATGCGTGTACTCTGTCCGGTAGTTCTCAAAGGTGATCTAGAGCTAATTGGCCCCATATTACCATTTGTGATAATCATTTGGTTTCTTCCTGTAGAGCTGTAATGCTGTTTGTGCTTTCAGGAATGGCGTTTTCTAATTGCCTTCAGGTATTTGCAGTAGCTTGTTCTAGTTTTGCAACCCCTAAGTGTGATACAAAAGCTGTTTAGAGCTACATTCTGCCAGAGGGCTGCAACAGGTTGTCAGTAGTTGGGAGTGAGGGGCTCAGAAGAGATACTGATTCTAAGGTGGAGCCTCTCCCAATGCTGGTGgcacatctgtttctttttagtcCTTTTCTCCAGAGTTGAAGCAACTGTGGATGTGTGACACTGGGAAAATCCATTGGTTAATGGCAATAAACATAAATGGTCATTGGCTGCTTTGACTGAAGTCTGTGATTCTTTAAGATGCCCTCAAACAGCTTGTTCTGTCCCCTCCCTTTGCTGGCTCTGTGGCACGGGCAGCCGAGCACCACAGAGGGGCTGCGTCCCCCTCGGGATGTTTCACCCTGGCTGGATGTTGACGGGAGTGTCACTGTTGTGAGAGCCGGGGGATGAGAGGATGGTCACTGTGTGAGGTCAGGCTGGGGagacagcagggacaggagcagctcagggcagtGACAGGCCCAGGTGTGATGGGTCCCCCCCCTTTGGGGTGCTCGGAACTGCACGGGATACAAGCCTTTTGTCACAATGCGCTGGGTCACCCGGGTGCACTGTGTTGTGGCACCTGGTGAAGGCTGGGGCAGAGGTGCTTGAGTCGCCATAGAGGTTGGTTGGTCGATCCTCAGAGTGCTGCATGCGGGAGAGGACACTGAGGCCAAGCTGGGGCTTCAGGGAGCTCTCCTCCTCTGGGCTCTGAGGAGGACTGGGGCTGGTGCCGACATCACGGCACAGCTCGCTTGCTGAGCGCCATAGCCTGCAGTAGTTAAGGTGGCAAAGCCAGGGCCTCACTAAGCCAGGATGGAGGCGTGAGGCTCTGTCAGCCGAGGCTGCCTGATATCTCAGGGCCTGGCTGTGGCAGAGTGCTGCAGCCTCTGAACGCTGTTGGCCAGCACAAGCTCAGCCCGTGCTGCTCACCCCAGCGCCCTCGGTGGGCTTTGCCACGTGCCCTCACCTTCATAGAGGCTGCAAGGCCTCTATCTGTCATTTGCCGAGCTAGACACGGTAGTGGAGCAGGCACTGCCTGGCCCCGACCATGTCTTGCATCCACTACAAGTTCTTCTCCAAGCTGGACTATGATACGGTCACCTTCAGTGGCTTCGACATCTCCCTTTGCGACCTCAAGTGCAAGATCATGCGCAAGGAGAAGCTGAAGGCAGCCAACTGTGATCTGCAGATCAGCAATGCCCAGACCAAAGAAGGTACGTGTGCGCAGCAGGTGCAGGGCTTTGGGCATGTCCTGGCTGGTGACGTTGCAGAGCACCCCATGATGGCCGCAGCCAGCAGAAGCTGCATTCTGCCTTTGATGGCTCATCCCCACATAGCATGAGTGAGCCTGGGCCCATCCCACCAGGTGGCAGGAGCACCAAGAGGGTAAGCAGTGCCAGGGACTAAGTGGGGTGGTGTAATGAAATCTGATTTGGCATCCTGCTGGCTACACCAGTTTGTCAAATGTGCACACTGATTTACAGTGTCCAGAATAGAGCCCTGAGCTTTCTAAACCCCTGAGGGGAGCCTAGGTGAAGCTAGATCTAGCCTTAGTCTCAGGCTTGGTCAATGGTTTATGTCTAAtggaatgcagaaaaagaaaatcaaggtaGAATCAAGCTAAAATGATGTGCATAGAAACCGAAGATGAAAGAGAGGAGACCCTCCCACTGAGACACAAAGTTCAGAGTGCACCCACCCCCTGGCTTTCTAAACTCCTGAGAGAGCCTAGGTGTGGTTGGATCTAGTCTTAGCGTCAGACTTGATCAAGCACATGTAAAGCACTGAGCAGATGAGACTTTGGAGTGGTTTGTGTATCTCCAGAGATCTATTGGTTTTGTAGCCTAATAGAAGCAAAAGCAACTTCAGTTAGTTCAGGAATGCAACCCTTGTATTAGCTGGCTGTCCTGTAGTGACCTCTGAGACCATTTTGCTGTTGGCATTCAAActgtttttaagaaaggaaaaagatttagCTGGTGGTGTTTGGTTATCAAACCTGAAAATGCCTTGAAAGGTACTGTTAGTGTGTTCAGACAATGAAAGCACGATGTTACATATAAGatttggcttctgtacctgtaAAGGCCttctctgaagtgctgtgtAGTTCATGATGTACTAATACATGCCCTTTTGAatatctttttctgtatttctgttaatttcagAATACACAGAAGATGCCCTGATTCCTAAAAACTCATTGGTAATCGTTAAAAGAATCCCTGCTGGAGGAGTTAAAGCTACCAGCAAAACGGATGTTATGTAAGTGTCCACACAGCATTGCATTCTTTGCTGTTGGTTTCAGTGTGTGAACTGTTTCAGTGCATATGAGACATTCAGATTGTATCTTTCTTGTTAAAGCTTCCGTTAATTTTTGTTGTCACTGGGTGGATTTTCCTGTATTGGTCCTGAAACAGACTTATGTTTTTAGGCCTGCTGGGATATGGGGTTCAAACTGCAACAATAGAACCTTTAAAAATGATTCTATGGGGTTGGTTCTTGGGGTTAATTTTTCTGAGAGCCAAGTTGTAGATCCTGTTTTGTCTGCGTGGAGAGATTCCTTgttaaatgtgtttgcttttatggcTTTTAGACCAAAGACAGTTCTGCAGTGTAGTGTAAACTTAAAATTTGCTCCTGTCTCAGAAGAGTCTGATTCTTAGTGTTTgactttttcttgtatttgggGGAGAGGGACAGGATATGTCAGGTATTCTTATGCCCCAAATGGCTGGGGCTTGCATACTGGCTATGCAGGAAAGACCGATGCTTGCCAGCTGGCAAACCATGCAAACAAGTGAAGTTCCATTCAAAAGTGATTCCTCTTAGTTTCCTAAAGCCAGGGTCTGTTTTGGGCAAGACGAAAAGAGCAGTGTCATAAAGTGTATTGCCTCTTGTGCAAGTACAGTGAAGGAGTAGTTAATCCTTTCCAAACCTGAAGCTTAGTAAGCAACTTAGCACATTACCAGCAGTTGGTGGCTATCCTCCTGATGCTGTTTTACCTGTCTGTGGGGCTAAGGAAAGAATGGCACTGCTCTTCTAGCATTGAAAATTGATGGGGCAGATCAGCTTTCTATTCCTTCAGCTGGAAACATTGCAGAAACAGGGGGTAGAGTGCTTAATGTTTGGTCAGTGAGTACGTGGAACTGCAGCAAGGTTTCAGATGGaataagtatttcttaaaatgctgcagcattatCGTAAAACAAATTCTGGAAATtaagactttttatttttattttttttttgtcacaggGCTCCTCAGTCACACAAAATCCCAGGAGCAGCTTCTTTCAGGTGACATTTCTACTACTAGTGTTAGTCAGTACAGCGTATGTAACATGGCTAGTACTTTGGCACTTTCACGGCTAAGTATGGTAGATACCTGAGCACAGTGCTTGGGCTTCCACAAGGAAGCACTGTTCTAAAGGCTAAGCTGCTGACAGTTTTGTTAGTTCCTTGTCAGAtgactgacttttttttctatcactGAAGTAAACTTGGCCTTTGAAGTGTTGGGGCTATCACTGTTCTGCCATAGAAACTAAAGTACTGTAGGTGACACCTGTTTGTAATACTAGGGATGTACAGATTGCCTGAAGTTACCTTCATAGTTTGAGGGTTGATTATTTAAGAACACAAAACCGTAGTACAGACTTGATATATTTGATACTTAGGTGGCAGAGAAAATATGAGCGCTTTCTCTTGCACAGGTGTGTTTTGTATCTGTGAGTCTGACTTACGACAAAGTAGAAATGGGATTTTGGAGGTTTTCTTAGTTGCGCTGAATGACCAAGAGATAACAGTTTGTGTATACAAATAAATGTCCATATTCAGTAGACTCTCAGAACGTAATGTTttgatgtttgggttttataaTTGATTTTTGGTGCTTTCTGTTGGGTACAAGTGCTTTAAGTTCTGATCACCTTTCTGTCTCCTCCTAGAAGTCGAACTGAGCCAGTGAGCAGAACATCGGAAGCAGTACGTAAAAACCCAATCTCaccctttttttctgcacaCTGCACTGAATTCTAAACTATGTAGTCTTGTATTAATTTTCCAAACATTAACTTCATGTATCTCCCAGTAAAACATAGTACAGATTGTCATTCAAATGTACTGTTTCATCATAGTGAAAACTGAGTCACGCCATCAATTTGCCCAGTTCTGATGTGAATGCTGGGATTTATGCTTAGTAATGCATGGTATTTCCTATTGCATATGCTAGAATATGTCCTGTGTGACTGTGTTGTGCAGATAGTGCCCGATCATCTTTAGTTCATGCAGGTTCCAGGTGTGCACAGTTGAACTTGGTGCCACGTTCGAGCTCTGTCTGCCTATAGCTAGTAATGTTGTGAGTTTGTACagcctcttctgtgctttttgtaaAAGCTGCACGTCAGTAGTAGCTCTCTGCAAACACTGTGGCCCATTCCTAACTGGGGCCTGAGGACTTAATTGTGGCAAGCTATTGGCGTAggcagctgggagggaggagTGTGTTTGCAGTGGAGAAAAAACTGCCATGACTGTGCTTTGAATCCATGCTTTCATCACCATGAAAGACTGGGTTTGCTCTGAgagaagaataataaaaattctcACAGTTCCCAAACTAATTTGGATCATTTGTCCTGTGGtctataaaaatacaagaattcttttttctccatttttatagGCTACTCTGTCATAGtaaacacctttttcttttttaatttgagcagtttctttttttatagacAAATTGGCAGGTTACTTTTGTGGCTGATGGTTCAGAttggtgtttgggtttggtggggTATAGTGAATTTGGCATCTTTGCAGTTATTGAGAAGAAGGGCAGAGCACATGTTTCagggctgctttttttcttgacagGCAGCTACTGTTCATCAAAGCATAACTGTATAAGTGCATGTTTAAGTGATGAGACATTAACCGATTAATTTGCAAACTACACTGCAAGTAAGATTCCTGTAGTGATGCTTCCTTCTCCAATAAACTTGAGCATTTTTCACAAGGGCCCCTCTCTGAGATATTCTGGAGCAGTAAGTCCATCTCCAGCGAGCTGGTTAGTTTAGTTTCGTCTCATTAAGCACATAGGCACTTTTCAGCTGTCACAGGTTGGGACTTTATTctgaacaaatacaaattacagtAGGCTGGAAATGCCTCTTTCAGTGACACGCAGTGGGTGTAGTGCAGATTTTCAGACTGCAGTAGGGGTTAACTCTTGCTATGTTTTGATTCTAGAACTTGaatatgtgtttattttttgctgcaCAAAAGAATGGTGAGTCTTCTGCATCTAATTCTCTGGCCCAGCTTTCAaaggtgtgtatatatatgtattgttgtaaaatacttaaaaataagtgTTTCCTTCATAATTTTAAGCCTTACTTGCAGTCTATAGATGGATAACTGTTGTCATGTgaacaaaactttaatttttaataaagtatttattttaaccttaAGAAGTATGTATAATTTGATGCTGTACTCTCAAGAGTACTGGCCAATTTGGGAAGACAGAAGGGGAGTGCCTTCTCAGCGCCAACACAGTGTTGCAGCGTTACTCATCTTcaggaaataaagcagcagtaCTTCAGaagcttttactgttttttctatgtttcattaattttgtgttGGAATCTAACAGAATTTTTACAAAGGAATTTAATTGTCTGTATGTTACGGACATTTCAGGGCAGTTTGCAACAGCTGAAGTACAAGTGTTTCTGGAACTTGGACAATGGCATGGCTGCTTTTGAATTTCTGGTCGTTAGAGGCACAGAAGCATTCTTTGAatactgcacagtcccacaaaTTCCAGGCTCTAGACAGTGGAGAACACAAATTTGTTTGAATGCAGACTGTGTCAGCTGTGTAAATTGTGTACTTGATTGTTTAGAGGACTATACCAGTGTGTATCTACAGTGTACTAGATGTGACCAGCTGAAAATGTTGCAGTGGCCTGTTTTGGGATGGAACTGCGTGCTCTTTTGGCTCAACACTGTAACTTCAGCAAGACACTAATGACTGCACTTTGTGCAAAAGCATAGAGTTATCCAAGTCAATGCAAAAGATGGGAGCTAGTTCTTTCTCCTGAGAAGAGAGACAGGAGTTCATTGCGAAGAACGAGAGGTCTTCCCACCGGCAGCATCTTCCctctctcagtgaagaaattaaatgttgtaCCTTTGGCTGTCCCTGCATGTGGCCTTGGTTCTGTAAGCCCATGTGAAGTTTTACTCTCAGATGTGAAAAACTGTCCAAGTGGTGCACATTGAACCTTTTGAGAAACGCATgaacaaaacataaagcagcTCAAAACTGTTACTTACTCTAAACACTT
Coding sequences within it:
- the LOC117436915 gene encoding E3 ubiquitin-protein ligase RBBP6-like, with amino-acid sequence MSCIHYKFFSKLDYDTVTFSGFDISLCDLKCKIMRKEKLKAANCDLQISNAQTKEEYTEDALIPKNSLVIVKRIPAGGVKATSKTDVM